The genome window TCTTTTTGTTATCAGTCTTGATTTGTTTAATGAGTACGATGATACGAATTTTCTTATCGTTTGTTCCTGCATAGTAGTCTGATAGTCTGCTTGACAGCATTCTATGAGATGAAGCATTTGCAATCAGGAAAAGTTTCCCCACAGTGTACGCTGTTGTTATCGAACATTGCTCAACTTTAGTTGAGTTTCTGCATGGAGTTTGGGGTCTTGCGCTACATTTTGCTGTCTTTACTACGGTTCCTTGGGCGGGTAGCAATGCCTTTCTTTGTATTGTCTGCCACATGTAGGTAGTTCTGGTATGATATGTGGAGGCAACGACAAATCTCAACACATTATACACGGTTATTATTTCTGCTTCAGTGCTTCTCTGTCTTTAGTTTGTAGCCTTGTAGCCCATGCAAAACCGAGCATGTCTACCTTTAGACATGACTAGGACTGGCTGCAGGTTTAGAAGTGGAGTGCTGGAAAGATAGAACCCCAGATCGGCTCGAACCTAGAAGGATTGTTGGGTTTAACTCCCGATTGGATTAACAGGAGTGATTGTAAGACATAGCTTGATCACAACAGACAGAATCCATAATTAGCATTGACTACGTATATCTATACTTTTCTAACGCACAGCTTCCCTTGTAAATAGATACCTTGACGTTGGTGATAAGGTGTGTTGCCAAGCCGCCACGTGATCTTACCCGCCTGATGCGCCCACGTTGCTGGTTCACAGCGGCAAAAAACTGCGCCAGAAACCAACGGCAGAAACATGGGCTTGAAAGCAGCCGTTCATAACGCCCTTttttccatcctccaccCGCCAATCATCTCGTCTCATTGCTTTTTAACCCTTCCAGATCAACCCCTGGGCTTAGTCATGCACTGAAACCGCGAAAAATCACGCTGTCGCTTGCTGACCGCCCAGAAGACATATTTAAGAAAACGCCTTCTTCGTCCCTGCTTCTTGACTTgatctcttttcttcccttttcctACTACTCAATCCAGCCAGCGACGCGCCACATCTGCCATCAGCTCTGCGGGTCGTTTTCATCAACCTTTTATCTATTTTCTTATCATCTTATCTTTGAATTTTATTTTACAATATGACTGGACGTAAGTACATACTTGATAtgcttctttcccttctgttgCGCTTATCACTCTTGGTTGTCGATGGCTTGCGGTTGAGATGGGTTAACGATGAAACATGGGGTGGATGCACGTGACACCTTGCTACTGTCTCAAGGCCAACGCGTCATCTGTGCAGTACCCTGTATCCATTCATCTCGACACTGATAGCCATTACGCTATCTTTGTCTCTTTTGAAGTTAACAGTGACTAACAATCATGTTCTACAGGCGGCAAAGGAGGCAAGGGTCTTGGCAAGGGTGGTGCCAAGCGTCACCGTAAGATCTTGCGTGACAACATCCAGGGTATTACCAAGCCCGCTATCCGCCGTCTCGCCCGCCGTGGTGGTGTCAAGCGTATCTCCGCCATGATTTACGAGGAGACCCGTGGTGTCCTCAAGTCCTTCCTCGAGTCCGTCATCCGTGATGCCGTCACCTACACTGAACACGCCAAGCGCAAGACCGTTACCTCGCTCGATGTCGTGTATGCTCTCAAGCGTCAGGGCCGGACCCTCTACGGTTTCGGTGGCTAAACGTTCACGCTTTGTTATTCATCATCACATCGAGTCCCGAGTCCCGACTCCAATTTACATGGCTTTCTCCGACCGCTGCTGTGTCTGGTTGAGCATTTGGTGACGGTCGATAGAGGGAAAGCCCGGAGACTTGTATATTGGCTTTATGTGTTCATGCTGTGATGCTTTTCTGGATCTTTGAGGTTTATGTACGGGGTTTCAATGGGGTTTGGAATGGGCTAGTTTGGTCTTGACAATCTTCTGCTGGTTTTATCATATGGGCTTGGAGGACCGGCTGGTTTGGGTCTTCTCTCAACTGCAGTGAATTGTGGATTCCTTGCTTCTTAGAGCTAGTGAATACAATCAATTTCACTGGGATTGAATTGTCCTGATTCTGAAGTCGTAATGTAGTATGCTATCGAAAGGATTCCAGAAAGGTCACATGGTGTAATCTGCGACCGTTGTGTCGTGCACGGACCAACACGTGCGCATGACGTTATCCGCCCTGCTCTCCCTCCGCATGGCTGTTGAACCTCGGTCTTTTGTAAGAGTAATCATGATATGACGGCTCGGACTTGGTGTGGCTGTCATAAATTGGACAGGTCCATCTCCTGTTTTGTTATTGGGAACAGCAGGACCTGACGTTCGTTGACAATCGGGCTTACCTACACAGTGTATGTCCACAATGACATAAGGCTATCACATGTGGTCGGTATTCCTCACGAGCTATCAATTGACTTGCCACCGACTCTGTTCATCTCATCATTAATCAATTGCTGTTCTGTTTCTTAGCCGCTAAAAGCATGTCAGAGTATAAAGTCGCCTACGAGTCTGAACTGGTATGTTTATTTTTGTTGATCTACAAGATCCGGAATGCAGCTCTTTGAATAGCAAGTGAGGATTACTGACTGGGTGGCACTGGGTAGGACTCGTATCAACTGTACTATAGATATGATAATCCACCACCGGAGAAGGACTGGAAGAGAGCTGCACTACGTGGTCCGGCTTTGCCTGCCGTTGGGAATGCAGTCGCGGGGGCCGTGGGAGCGGCTATATCCAACGTTGTCACATACCCGCTCAGTCTGATTGTGACTCGACTACAGACGCAGGCACAACGAAGgacgaagaaaaagaacaagtcGGAATCCGAGGACCtagacgaggaggaagatgaggagtACACCGATGTGCTTGACGCAACACGCAAGATTTATGCCAAAGAGGGCCTGGGGAGTTTCTACACGGGTCTTGCACAAGATACGGTCAAGACAGTTGCGGACTCGTTTCTGTTTTTCCTCGCGTATGGTTTTTTCAGGCAGCGGAGGATCCGGGCTCGGTATGGCGATGGGCGGCGGTCGAAGCATGTCGTCCTTCCGATTCTCGATGAGTTGGCGATCGGTGTGCTGGCCGGCGCATTTGCGAAGCTCTTTACCACGCCACTTGCTAATATCGTGGCGAGGAAGCAGGCGGCGCCTGGGAAAAAAGCTCTTTCGACGAAGGATATCGCTGCGCGGATCAAGACGGAAAAAGGGCTGAGGGGGTTCTGGTCCGGGTATTCCGCGTCGCTCATTCTCACACTGAATCCGTCCATCACTTTCTTCCTGAATGAAGTCTTGAAGTATGCACTTTTGTCTCGGAAAAAGCGGGGAAAACCTTCGCCAGCGACGACTTTCCTTTTAGCTGCCATTAGCAAGTCCGCTGCATCGTCGATCACATACCCGTTTTCCATGGCCAAGACAAGAGCGCAGGTCGATGGCTCGGGGAATAGCGGAAAACCAAGCATTAAGAGCGTCTCCGAGGACGGGATTTCGTTTGCACCTCAAATCATTATGGATGTGCTGGCTATTGCACGCAACGAGGGTGTTTCCGCGCTGTATGCGGGCCTCCCCGGGGAAGTTCTCAAGGGTTTCTTTTCGCATGGCTTTACCATGCTAGCAAAGGATGCCGTCTATTCGCTCATCGTGCAGAGCTattatcttcttcttattGTCTTGAGGCGGTATCCTACGCCCGAAGAACTGATTCAACGCGCGCGCGAACAGGCCGAGGAATTCGCTGAAGCCGCCCGAGAGGGTGCGCGAGATCTAGCAGAGAAAGCTAAGGAAGGTGCCGAGGAGATGCTTGAGCACCATCCTGGTCATGTCTCTGTGGATACGGCTTCGACTGCTGGATCTTCCGGTGTGGATGCCTCAACTGGATACCACGTTGGCTCCGATGGGCCGTGGTCTGATACCAACCCGACCGCAGAGTTGGTGAGAGATTATGTGGAGGATGATACGACAGAATGGAAGGGTATGTACCGTTGGTTCTGGGAGAAACAAAAGCATGAACAAGAGTGAGCTTGTTGGCTTGGCTTGTTTGTCGATTTCTTACAATTGCGGTGTACGAGAACGGTGTCCAATGTTTCATGGAATGGATGATGAGCGTAGCATTATCTGAATACATGCCATAAGTAACTTCAACTTAGCATACAATTTGTTGATGGTTTCAAGATTAATGACTCCTTCAGATGAGTTCTAAGAATAGCGTACACTATCCAAGATCTCTCATCCTTCCGTGGCGCCTTGGCTCGCCGAGATCCACGGGACGCACCATCACATCCAGCCCAACTGTTTACTTTCCCCTCGTCAACAATAGCTATCGATCCGCTACCAGTCTCTCTGTATGCTACAGAACTGATCGAGGAGGCCTCCTTCCTCATTTCTCATGTCAAACGAGTCTCGCGGGGGTCCTGGATTGCAGGACCTCGAGAAAGAACTGACTTGCTCGGTATGTACTTTGCATGATCATGTTGCTTCTTGCGTCATTTGATCGGGATCTCATCGCCGGGTGGGATGGGATTCGCACGAGGACCACAACGTCAAACACCTCTCCTTCAATCGTTAGCCTCGTGTTGGCGGTGGGTAATCTGATAGTATTTGACAGATCAATATGGGAGATCTCAAAATTCCTTACTTGACCTCTCACTGACTGTCCCCGAACAATCTATAGATCTGTACAGAACTGCTCTACCAACCCCTCACCCTCCTAAACTGCCTACACACCTTCTGCGGTTCGTGCCTGAAAGAATGGTTTGCTGCGCAGGCATCCCGTCGGCGGCCgtcttcatccatcccacAATTCACCTGCCCAGCCTGTCGGGCCGTAGTGCGCGACACACGACCCAATGCCACCGTTACGACGCTGTTGGACATGGTCCTCGCAGCCAACCCTGAGCGCGTCAAGTCagccgaggagaaggaggaggttgcgCAGAGATACAAGCATGGAGAGTCGGTGTTTCCTGTGCTTTCGTCTTCGGGCCAGGATGGTACGGCGTCCGACGTCGAAGATCGACggttgctggaggaggttcgTGAATTGAGTTTGCGAGAGAGCAGGGCGGGTACAGGACAATCTTCAAGAAGCAGGCAAGCCGAGAGCGTCGACGCTGATGGACGGAGAGCGGACGGTCGCTCAAGACGACGGCGTGAGGAGGAGCGTGTACTGCGGCGACAGCCTGGGGCCCGTACGGAGGATAACTCGGAGAGAACGAGGCGGATCGAGCATCAGTCCAGTCTGCGATCACTGCTCAGCTTTTCTGATACCGAAACgatggaagaggagatctTGCGACAGATCATCGAAGACGGACTGCTGAATGGTATCGACCTGGATAATCTTGGGCCGgcgcaggaagaggaactgaCTGAGCGCATCGCCGATGCTTATCGGCGAAGACACATGCGACGGCCGCGCTCACGGCAGAGACAAGAGGCGGATGAGGAACCACAAGCGTCGCCGCGACCGCGTGCAAGATCACAATCTGTGCAGAGACCACCGGCGTCGCCCACTCCACAACCATCCTCAAGGAATCCACCTGTGTCAAGGCCATATCTGCTGGAGCCACTTGTCTCGCGCTCGGAGGGGTTTAATCATCAGCGACGTCTTTCGGATCAGGGGactcggaggaggaggacgtcGCCGGCTCCTGTCAATGCGGCGTCCACATCGGAAGACGCCTTGCGACCTGCTGCGAGATCGTCCAGCGATATAGCTTCGGATCGCCCTCGTCCTTCTCAGTCCTCTCGAGCTCGCGCGGCCGAATTGTCGACTGCTCCGAGGCCCCGACCGGCAACAGCGTCGGAGCAGAATGTCCCGAATATATTCACCCCAGAAGCCAGGAACCGCGATCTTCGACAACCTGTCTCAGGCAGACCACTCAATTTCTCGCCTGCGTCGGTAGCTTCACCGAGCACACCCAATCATTCTTTTTCTGCGCGCTTAGAACATACCACAGCTGGATCACCTGTCTGTAGTTCTCCACCGGCCGTAGGCAGTCCTGCTAACCCACGCTCTCGaccttcctcttctcgaTCCCACGCCACCCAACGTCCTTCAGCAACATTCACCGAACCTTCCATCTCTTGCGACCGGTGTGGCAAGCAGAATATCCAATATGAGCTTCACAAAAAGTGTCTACAATGCAAAGATGGAAACTTCCACATATGCTTGCGGTGCTATCGTCTCGGCCGCGGCTGTTTGCAATGGGCGGGTTTTGGTCCTTCTGCAGAAGTTAATTTTGACAGAATGCTTGCCTCCTCGACCGGCCAGCCTATGCCATCCCCCGGGATAGCGCATGTTTTACAGTTTTCCAGATATTTGCGGCCCGCTGAAAATGTCCATCGCACAAGTAGCGGAACAGAATTGACTAGCGACGATCCAGCCCAGAGGTTACAAACAGGACTCTTCTGTGACATCTGCCACGCTGTGGCGAACAAGTGCTACTGGAAATGCAACGATTGCAATCAGGGGGACTGGGGCTTCTGCAATAAATGTGTTAATCGAGGACGATGCTGCACGCACGCCCTTCTACCTGTCTGTCGACTTGCGCCTGGGGATCGCTCAAGCGCACCAGTACCGGCTGGTAGTGACCTGACTGATGGGCCTAGCCATCCATCAGCTCCTCCTACTACCGCCGATACCGGGAACGAAATATACAGGATCCTCTCTTTCTCAACCAAGTGTGACATCTGTACATACCCCATCCCAGCGTCAGCCACGAGGTTCCACTGTCTTGAATGCAATGAAGGTGACTACGACGTCTGCGCAAACTGCTACCTCAAACTCGTCGCCACAGGCAAAATCAGCAAGGAAAACGGTCACAATGGTTGGCGCCGTTGTGTCAGGGGCCACCGCATGGTTGTTGTCGGCTTCGAAGACCACAATGAAGGCCAAAGAAGGGTCGTCGTGCGCGACCTCGTGGGCGGCCGCGCCCTGAAAGACGAACACGCAGCCGCCGTCCCAACCCCTGAAGTCGGAACCGGCGACTGGAGCTGGAAGGAAGGGTCTGAGCGGCGGAAGAAGGCCTCTCGCGTGCGAACCTCCTGGGCAGCCGCCAGCAATGATCGCAGCAACTCCTTCCCAATGTCTGCCCCTGGTGGCAGCGGATCAGGCTCGGGCTCAGGCCCCAGTTCCGAAACAGCCACACCTACCAGTTCCCATTCACCACCGTTCCTGCGCCGCTTCCCACCGGACGGTGGCATTGGCCTCATCGTTCATGCGCTCTGGTCGTGGTATCCCGAGGACGATGTCCAGGATGAACTGATGTTCCCACGCGGGGCGGAGATTACGGAGGTTGAGAACATCAACGACGATTGGTTTTGGGGCTGCTATGCTGGTCAGACGGGACTGTTTCCCGGATCGCATGTTACTGTTGTTGGGGAGATCGTCTAGTTTGCCAATTTTGTCATGAAAATGGCCTGCATGAATTGCTTATTCGAGTATTGCATGGGATACGACTTACGATTGATGTGTGATGTATAATGTGAACATAATGCGACAGAAACAGGAGATTTATGCGAGCAAATGCATTTCATCGAGTTGTATTTCATAGGTTTTCTCTAGCTAGGACTATCTCCATTTGAGCAACGACCCAGTTGCTCAATCATATTGTGTTTCAATCATGGCGGGCCTGTACCCGCCAAAACACATCAAGCCATAAAACGTATCATCGTGGTATCACAGCAAAGAAGTAAGCCAGCATGGTATGGCAACGAAAGCAAGAAACCACCCAGTAATAAAGGTTAGAACGACATGGAAAgaatcgaagaagaaatcatAATCACTCGAGCAGCGCAACCATTAACTTCTGGTAATCCCCGCTAGTTTCTCCGCGGACTCTGGCGATGAGATCCCTCTTGTACCGATGGTGGTACGCGCGCTTGACTTGGTCGAGATGCTGTCTGTTCCAGTGTAAGCGCACGACCCGAGTAACCAGTTTCTCGTCCTTGGTGCCCATCCCCTTCATGCAGTCCTCGAGCAGGTCCGCGTCCCGCATGGCCGGGTCCAGCGCGGTGCGGAGCATATGCAGCAGGGCGTCTTTCATATGCCCGGAGAACTCCTTCTCGATGTGGCTCTCCAGCGACGAGTTGTACCGAGCGCCGAAAGCCTGGCTGATGGCGCGGAGCTCCGGATCCGACGCGCGGGCGAAGATGCCGCAGACTTCGTCGACGTTGTTGACGACGCGGCCGCTGGTTGCGGCGTGGATGGCGCGGGCTTCCTGCTCGATGAGCTGGGGGTTGATCGGGTAAGAGGGTTCGTGGCGTTCTGCGCGGAGGacgagggagaagagggagcgGGTTTTGAAGGAGAGGTCGGCTTCGACGTCCTTTTGGAGGGATCGGTGGAATGTGTGCTCGTAGGCGGCCTTGATGGCGTTGAGATCGGCGTTTGAGCGGCCCAGGACGACATCGTTCAAGAGCCATTCCTTTGTGCCGAGGCCTTGGACTGCTTCGCGGAGGGACTGCACGTCGTGAAGGAGCGGTCcgtcgatgatggcgagcAGGCCCTGGCGGAAGTAGCTGCTTGTTTCGGACTTGACGTCCTTGTAGAGGTCCCGGTGGTGATGGTTGGTGTAGGTGGACCGAACGGCGGCCATTTGCAGGGGGTCGAGTTTAGACAGTACTTGGATGAGCATCTTCTCGTCAGTACCGAACCCTTTCATCGCTTTGCGGAGGAGGTCTGCTTCACGGCGGAAGTCGCCCGGTGCCATTTGGCCAGGAACATAACCCAGAGAAGGCATGGCGGGTGGGCCTTGGAACTGTTGCGGTGGTGGTGTGGGATAGCCGCTCCCTCCTACCGGTGGGGCGCCATAGGGTCCGGGTTGGGGATACCCGCCCGCAGGTGGAGGGTATCCAGGACCGCCTTGTGGAGGGTACGGATGTTGCGAAGGAGCGCCATATGGAGGCTGAGGCGGCGGCGAATGGGGATATCCTGGTCCGGGAGCCGGAGGATATCCGCCTGGCGACGGGGCAGGCGGGGGTGGTCGATTATAGTGGCCCTGAGGAAGGGGAAAACCACCGTAACCCGATTGTTGGGGGTAAGGCGGTTGTGAAAAGCCTTGAGGAGCCCCGTACTGAGGGTAGGGGGGTTCTGCAGAGGAGTCAGTCAGTCTATCCAGTTATAATAGGCAGCAGAATTCTAATAGGCATGCGGGGGGGGCATACGATTTGGTGGGGGATATTGGTTGTATGACATAGTCGGATTCCTTTCAGTTTGTGGACTGTATATCAAGGATCCTAAAGATTTGACAAGGAGAGGATATAATCAAAAGTAGCGAGAATCAGGGACAATGGTCAACTTATATGATGAAATTAGTTCCTGTCTACGGGGTACATCGTCGTCATATGTCGGCTGTGCTCTTGGAATTTGCCTGAGATCCATGGCACCAAGGCAGTAAGTGATGTGGCGCAGGCAAGGCTGAGGCGCTTAGTCAAGTGGGCCGCTCCACAAACCGGCCACATAGGGCTGAATCTCTACGGAGCACAGATAGAGATTTCCTTGGCTGTTCGATTATCTCTCCAGAGGGGCAATAGATATCTATTCAGATGAACACGAAGTCATCTGTTTGCGATGGTCAACTCCCCAATCCCCTAATACATGAGATGCGGGGAGAACAGTTCGTTCCTTCCAGGTCCCAGCCGTCGACCAGGGCCACACCGGAGCGATCTCAGAGTCCGCCTTGTATTGTCGTTTGACAAAATCTTGGGAGATGTTCGTTTGCGCGTACAGTAGGTAGAAATCAGAGTCCATGAGGAATACCACGAGGGAGGTTTGTGAATGATGCGCCGGCAATCAATAACGTTACTACTGGCCCTTGGAGGACTTATTACAGGCTACAGCCAGATGATAACTCGTGATTTGATATGTAGCCTCAGGCATAACCCACCCTCTAAGGCTTCCAATATTGGTGTCCTACAAATGGGAAAGGTAAATAGAACTTGCCTTCTGGGGTGCTTCACCCGTTGCTCTTCGGTTACTTCGACTCCGCCTCTGCAATCAAATATCTCCGTGGCTGCGATTGCTTACCAGGGTCGAACTAAGCCTCAAGAGAGTCCCAAATTCTTATCTGATTCAAGCATGAGCGCCATGGGTCAGACTAGGCAAGTAGCTCTTCATGTCGCATATGGTATTGTTGTAAATATATCGGTCTCGAAATCCTCTGCTCTCTTTCCTGCGGAGTAACCATGAGCCAAACTGCCGGGCCCTAAAATCTACTATCAATATAACTGATGCGCATGGTACTCTCAGAGGTCCGTCGGTCTCGTCTATTCAGTCTATTAGCTATGGCAGACAGCGCAGCTGAGCTGTACAGAAGGCGATGGGCGTGAAAGATAACCACCATAGATAACCACCATTCCAAGTTCAATCATTAATGAGCTGTTCCTCGAGTTTCTTACTAGCAGAAATCCCTCTACTTTCTGCCATGATCCATCCACGATGCTCTGTCCCCTTGATCGTCTCTTCGGCCCCCGGGTAGACGAGCGCTGTCGAGGCTTGGACTTCACCTCGCTCTTCGAGGAACTGGTCTTGGGATGTAAATGTCCCTCTGGGAGCGGATCCACACGCTGGGCGGCCTCACCGCCGAACTCAGGGAAACAGACTGGTCCACGGGTGAGCAGCAGTTACACTGTCTGAGGCAGGTGCTGCTCCGCAGAAGCCGGACCCTGTTGCTGGACGAGGCCACCAGCAGGTTTGGTGCCCATCCCATCTCTGGTCGTTTTAGACTTGACTGCTGACGGGTCTGTCTGTATGGACGCAGTCACCGCAACGTCAATGCGGCATCTCTTAGAGGTCGGATGTGAGGGATGCACAGTGCTTGCCGTCATGCCTCAGCTCCAGCACGTCGAACGGTATGACCtgatggtgctggtggatgaGGGCAGAATTGTAGAGTTGGAATCGCCCGCGGCGTTGCTTGCACGAGACTCCGAATTTGAGATTATACCATGCTCAGGGAAGCGCCTAGCGAGCTCTTTGCAGATCGCAGGTTGCGCCTGGGACCTACAGCCTACATAAAACCCGCCATATACAGATGTATCGACGTTTGATCAACATTGAACGTCTCATTAAGAACTAGGGGTGAGTCTCCACTGCGACCCTAAACCATGGATGAGGAACTCCATCTGGATATATGCAACCAAACAGGCATCAAAATTATGTGCTTCGTCTCATTGCTGTTCATGTACTCTATTTCCGCGCATTTGTCCAAGATCAAAGCAGTTGTTCACCTGGTCTTCCGGCCCTCATCGGCCTTCTCTGCCGTCACAAAAGCTGCTCGCAGCTCTTTGCCAGCCTCCCAGAGCACCCAGAGCGGAATCCACACCCACAAGGTGttaaagaagaagaggtaaAACCAGAGGTACACAGGATTACTGGTATCCAATTGGGGACTTCCCGTCAACCATTCCGGCGCAAATGTCATAAAACCCCCGTACAGCTCAGCTGTCGCTAGGGCGGGCGCAACCAGCCACAATCTCGCCTTAGCTGCGCCCTTTGCCGATGCAGTTGACCGGCTGCTCGATGCTTTCCAAAGCAAGTAGCACACATACGCGGCCGCCGGGCCGCCAAAAAATACAGTCAACAGCTCAATAGAAATGGTAGGAGCGTCTGCGACGGCCCAGCGACGGTCTGCTTTTGCGTATTCCTGCCATAGTCGAGCACTTGGGCCTGTTCCGTAGGCTGCGCCGTATACGCGGTCCTTGTGGCCTAAGAAGTATGGCTCTTTGCTAACGCCGGCCGGGAGCGTGGCGTAGCTGTAGAAGCACTCGTATAGGAACGATCCTTCGATGAAGATGTGGGTTAGGGCATCGTAGGCGTGCCAATAGAAGAGTATTCGGTTGCGCGTTTGGGAAGATGGTATCAGTGCCCCACCAAGCAAGTAGGCGATAGGCATGAACGATAGGGTAAAGCCGATACAGAGTAACGTTGGGACATCGAGGGTGAACGGAATGGTAGAAGACATGGCCATCGTCTGTAACTATAGGTCTCTTTGAGGCAAAGTAGGTTGCAGAAGGAAATAAGTGCAGTCTGTAGATTAACGGACGGTATTTCAGGTGAGCAGAGCTCTTTTTTGAAGGATCACATTGAGATCGTCCAGTCTGTGACAGATGGATTGAAGAGAGTGTCTAGTGAAAACAATTCAACAAACCCCTGATTTTGAAACACTAAGTTGGAACTCTGAAGTGGATGCCTTAGGCATAATTAATAGGGAAATTGCCTCCACATCCTTTGTTGATCTTGCACTATTCGCACCATGATAGTATGTACTCTAGTTAACCCCGGGGATTTTGTTAGTATAATGGGCCTTGCAGGGATTTGAATCAATCTAGTATCCATTACCGCCTTCCTAATTGATACTATATGAAGCCAATAAGACCTCCTATCTTTGTGAACCTAGTGAGCAATCAACACCGCATGCCTATCCCCGAAGCTAGTAGTCCCCGTCAGCAGGCAGCTGAGCAGAGGGGTAACAACTCTATACGCCTTAGCCGTGATGATCGAATCCGTGTCCTTACCCTCCGAGAAGCTGGCTTTACCTATCAACAGATTGCAGATCAGCTTCAAATCACGCATCGCCAGGTTCAGTATACCTGCCAAAGCCAGCAAACAACACCGAGGAAGGCTCCTGGGCAGCCGCCAAAGCTCTCtgaggaagatattgataaTATTATAACATTTATCTCTTCCTCGAAGCGAAATCGGGGCTTACCTTTCTATAAAATCTGTCAAGAACTTGATCTACCCGTCGGACCATCTGCTCTTGCTCGTGCATTAAAGAAACGAGGTTATACTCACCGTATTGCCTCTCAAAGACCTCCATTATCTGACCAGAATAAGCATGTACGTCTTGCCTGGGCATTAGAGCATGTGAACTAGACAACAGACTGAATTGGGATTCTTTGGTCTAACAAGACGTGGGTTACATCAGGCTTCCTTAAATAAATCTACGTGACTAGGAAGTCCATTGAAGAGCTAGAGGAGACATGTCTTTGTACCTCCTCCTAAAAGACGCGGATGGATGTTTTGGGGCTCATTTCATAGTTCTACTAAAGGGCT of Aspergillus fumigatus Af293 chromosome 2, whole genome shotgun sequence contains these proteins:
- a CDS encoding EXPERA domain-containing protein encodes the protein MAMSSTIPFTLDVPTLLCIGFTLSFMPIAYLLGGALIPSSQTRNRILFYWHAYDALTHIFIEGSFLYECFYSYATLPAGVSKEPYFLGHKDRVYGAAYGTGPSARLWQEYAKADRRWAVADAPTISIELLTVFFGGPAAAYVCYLLWKASSSRSTASAKGAAKARLWLVAPALATAELYGGFMTFAPEWLTGSPQLDTSNPVYLWFYLFFFNTLWVWIPLWVLWEAGKELRAAFVTAEKADEGRKTR
- a CDS encoding SH3 domain protein, translating into MIMLLLASFDRDLIAGWDGIRTRTTTSNTSPSIVSLVLAICTELLYQPLTLLNCLHTFCGSCLKEWFAAQASRRRPSSSIPQFTCPACRAVVRDTRPNATVTTLLDMVLAANPERVKSAEEKEEVAQRYKHGESVFPVLSSSGQDGTASDVEDRRLLEEVRELSLRESRAGTGQSSRSRQAESVDADGRRADGRSRRRREEERVLRRQPGARTEDNSERTRRIEHQSSLRSLLSFSDTETMEEEILRQIIEDGLLNGIDLDNLGPAQEEELTERIADAYRRRHMRRPRSRQRQEADEEPQASPRPRARSQSVQRPPASPTPQPSSRNPPVSRPYLLEPLVSRSEGFNHQRRLSDQGTRRRRTSPAPVNAASTSEDALRPAARSSSDIASDRPRPSQSSRARAAELSTAPRPRPATASEQNVPNIFTPEARNRDLRQPVSGRPLNFSPASVASPSTPNHSFSARLEHTTAGSPVCSSPPAVGSPANPRSRPSSSRSHATQRPSATFTEPSISCDRCGKQNIQYELHKKCLQCKDGNFHICLRCYRLGRGCLQWAGFGPSAEVNFDRMLASSTGQPMPSPGIAHVLQFSRYLRPAENVHRTSSGTELTSDDPAQRLQTGLFCDICHAVANKCYWKCNDCNQGDWGFCNKCVNRGRCCTHALLPVCRLAPGDRSSAPVPAGSDLTDGPSHPSAPPTTADTGNEIYRILSFSTKCDICTYPIPASATRFHCLECNEGDYDVCANCYLKLVATGKISKENGHNGWRRCVRGHRMVVVGFEDHNEGQRRVVVRDLVGGRALKDEHAAAVPTPEVGTGDWSWKEGSERRKKASRVRTSWAAASNDRSNSFPMSAPGGSGSGSGSGPSSETATPTSSHSPPFLRRFPPDGGIGLIVHALWSWYPEDDVQDELMFPRGAEITEVENINDDWFWGCYAGQTGLFPGSHVTVVGEIV
- a CDS encoding histone H4, translated to MGWMHVTPCYCLKANASSVQYPVSIHLDTDSHYAIFVSFEVNSGKGGKGLGKGGAKRHRKILRDNIQGITKPAIRRLARRGGVKRISAMIYEETRGVLKSFLESVIRDAVTYTEHAKRKTVTSLDVVYALKRQGRTLYGFGG
- a CDS encoding putative mitochondrial carrier protein; translation: MSEYKVAYESELDSYQLYYRYDNPPPEKDWKRAALRGPALPAVGNAVAGAVGAAISNVVTYPLSLIVTRLQTQAQRRTKKKNKSESEDLDEEEDEEYTDVLDATRKIYAKEGLGSFYTGLAQDTVKTVADSFLFFLAYGFFRQRRIRARYGDGRRSKHVVLPILDELAIGVLAGAFAKLFTTPLANIVARKQAAPGKKALSTKDIAARIKTEKGLRGFWSGYSASLILTLNPSITFFLNEVLKYALLSRKKRGKPSPATTFLLAAISKSAASSITYPFSMAKTRAQVDGSGNSGKPSIKSVSEDGISFAPQIIMDVLAIARNEGVSALYAGLPGEVLKGFFSHGFTMLAKDAVYSLIVQSYYLLLIVLRRYPTPEELIQRAREQAEEFAEAAREGARDLAEKAKEGAEEMLEHHPGHVSVDTASTAGSSGVDASTGYHVGSDGPWSDTNPTAELVRDYVEDDTTEWKGMYRWFWEKQKHEQE
- the anxc3.2 gene encoding annexin; its protein translation is MSYNQYPPPNQPPYPQYGAPQGFSQPPYPQQSGYGGFPLPQGHYNRPPPPAPSPGGYPPAPGPGYPHSPPPQPPYGAPSQHPYPPQGGPGYPPPAGGYPQPGPYGAPPVGGSGYPTPPPQQFQGPPAMPSLGYVPGQMAPGDFRREADLLRKAMKGFGTDEKMLIQVLSKLDPLQMAAVRSTYTNHHHRDLYKDVKSETSSYFRQGLLAIIDGPLLHDVQSLREAVQGLGTKEWLLNDVVLGRSNADLNAIKAAYEHTFHRSLQKDVEADLSFKTRSLFSLVLRAERHEPSYPINPQLIEQEARAIHAATSGRVVNNVDEVCGIFARASDPELRAISQAFGARYNSSLESHIEKEFSGHMKDALLHMLRTALDPAMRDADLLEDCMKGMGTKDEKLVTRVVRLHWNRQHLDQVKRAYHHRYKRDLIARVRGETSGDYQKLMVALLE